Genomic segment of Vitis riparia cultivar Riparia Gloire de Montpellier isolate 1030 chromosome 19, EGFV_Vit.rip_1.0, whole genome shotgun sequence:
TCATAACATGCTTTTTTTCTACATATATATTTGTAATCATGCAATTActaaatgaattgttttaatAATGAATTCAGTGGCTACATGTCCCCCGAGTATGTTTTGCGAGGTCTCTTTTCAACTAAATCTGATGTTTTTAGCTTCGGGGTCTTGTTACTAGAGATTCTAAGTGGCAAGAAGATTACTGAATTTTATCATAGTGACTCGCTCAATCTTCTTGGATATGTAAGTAACACAATTTTCCTCTTATGTAGCTAAATTTATCATGTTTACTATTATATTTCAAGCTTTAAGTTACATACTTGAATGCAATTGACCGAATTAGGActatatatctttttttcctttttcggGAATGTGCATCAAagtataattttctttcctttaggCATGGGATCTGTGGAAAAACAACAGAGGACAGGAGTTGATTGATCCAGTATTGAATGAGATATCTTTGAGACATATTCTGTTAAGGTACATCAATGTTGCCCTTCTTTGTGTTCAAGAAAGTGCAGATGATAGGCCCACCATGTCCGATGTTGTCTCCATGCTTGTCAAGGAAAATGTACTTTTATCTTCTCCAAATGAGCCAGCCTTCTCAAATCTATCGAGTATGAAACCACATGCATCTCAAGATAGGCTTGAAATTTGTTCCTTAAATGATGTAACACTTTCAAGCATGGGAGCACGATAAGTGTTCTAAATTTCAGATTGCATATGCTTAAATGTCTTCAGCATATTGTCTAGTATTATTATTGGCCATCAAGTTGATTGTTGATGTACCGAACGTGTGAACTTTtgtatgtatttttctttcaatgcaGTTCAATAATGTGCTTAATTTTACTCAATCCTCAAGGATTCAGACCTGAATCTGCTTTTATGCATTGCCAATCCAGACACTAAAATACAACCCTCAGAGCTTACTGCAAATATTCAACTAGTGCTAGGAAAGATGAGCTTTTGCGCATGCTACAACTAAGCATAAGTACTAATTAACATATAGGCAAGAGGGAAAGTGAGGAAGGAAAGCAGCCATAgatttttttgccttttaaaCTGTGATAGCATCTAGcatttttttaagagaagaAATAGTATAATTTAATTGAGTACTCGTAaaaccttcttttcttattggaCATGGTTTCAATAAAACccatttggttgccaagaaatcTGAGGAAATCCCCTTAATTCTATGTGTTCAAGAACAAGCCGAGTCCAGTACGACTCGGCCGAGTCGTATAGACTCATACTCAATCAGGAATCGCTTAAACTCGGTTAACTCAACGGAGATTCCGAGTTGACTCGGTTGAACCGTTCGTGTTGACAAAAGAAATCGTTTTTTCACTTTTGAATCACAGCAGAGGAACAACAAACGAGATGTAAACCTAAAAAACCTCTGAAAAATCAAAGATTGTCTTCAAAAGGAAAAGTTTCTCAACAACcatgatgaagaggaagaaagacATCAGTCTAACCCATGACTGAGTCTTGGAGGTGCACAAGAAGAAGAGGTTGAGGTATTACTAACTTCAGAACGATCATGGATGTGGAGCGCCTTCGATGGTCCCGGTGTGGTAACTGGTGTGATGAGAAGATTCCCTCCATTGACGTGAGCGGCCATCGCTGCATCTGGTGTCCCCTCTCTCTAATTTTGGTCTCAGTTCTCGCCTGCTTCTGTCTGCcttcttccctctctctctctctctctctctctccctggTACGGGTGAGTTAGTGATTTGAAGAAAGGGTGGCAATCGGTGCCAGAAAATTGGGGATTTGAAGACAGGGTGGTCaatgttttaatatcaaaattatttataattgtaTATGTTAATATTAGgtaatatattatcaaattttatagtctttgttttttttttttttttttatgataataatttattattttatatattaatggtgtgatataaattatattagCTTAAgtaaagtattattttatatgcaatgGTAGCATATTTGatgtattaatttattattaacaatatattcaagtcatttaatttattattatattaacatattaaaatcatttaattaataatatatactttgtttaataaatataattttatattatatttaaacatAAAGTGTTGTtatcatttaatcaaaattaaaaataaaattaatgattgaATTATATgtcttttagtaaaaatatcattatagttgaaataaaataattttcaattcttaacATTATCATAAATTGTTTTTGTGGAGactttataactatttaaataatattaaatgtgagaaaattttattttataatttttaagcttatttgattatatttgtttttcaaaaaaatttcaaaatatttttataattttaaaaatttttagttATCTTATTTTGCATACCGCTCGATACCAAGTCGAGATATTGAGACCGTTATGCCTTGGGACCCTCCAAATTAATGATCGATATCGTCACTTCaattatatgaatataaaaaataaatatgtaaagaAATAccataagacataataatagtattttaaaatatttttagcatattgatatatatatatatattattttattttaattatttaatagttattacttatatttaatggtttaaaatattttttagtttttaattactatattttatgTATCAATCAATATCGCTCTGACATCTTAGATTTAAATAACGAAAATAgtatcaatttttcaaaaaaaagaaaaaaaaagaaatgatctTTTAAGGTTAAAGTATTAATCTTTAGGtttagatgttcccaaaccttcaATTCTAAGTGTTGAAGACGACTtcgaagttgttggaagtcttgtAAATCTACGATTTTTATCTGATGATTTGAACCTTGATCTTAATGCACTTTTAGTGGAGATCGATGGAAGAAAGGGTGGAAACTATGAGTCTTTCTCTTTGAAGGTGGAAGATGACTTTCTagaaaaagttatggaaacttTAACCCCAAGATCGATGTACCTTAAGACCTTTCAAGTCAATGACCCATAACGTAACTTTCAACCATAAGAtggacactaaaaaaaaaagaattagagtTGGATTTGAACACAAACCTCTTTCAAAGAAGAGAATGTACCTATCATTatggaaaattattattaaatttgggTGGCAAAATATATCTCTTATATTTTAACCCCTACCATAAGTGACTTTGCGTAAGTGTAAAAAGAACTATAGAAAAGATGCCTTAGGTATCTGTCGATTATGAACTGTATCTAGTAAAAGATCCTACACGGTGTCCGAAAAACTATAGAAGAAGATAAATCTTGAAGGGGAGATCAATGGAAATGGGTCTATGACTCGCCACTCCATGATTTATGGGCTGCTTAAACTCTGATGATGGGTTATGGGTAGCATGAAAATTTCAGCCAGAGGGTGGTCTTCAATCTTGCTTGTTTCTTCATGTTTTCACTTGGAATTTGCTGATGCATTTGTAGACACAATCTTACAAGGTCAGTCAATCACAACTTCTCAAACCATCGTATCTGTTGGTGGTGACTTTGAATTAGGATTCTTTTCTCTTGGAAACTCCACAAAATACTATGTGGGGATATGGTACAAGAAAGTGTCAGAGCAAACCATTGTGTGGGTAGCTAACCAAGGTTATTCATTCACAAATCTATATGTGGTTCTTACTGTCATCCCAGATGGTAACCACGAGATTTGGGAAGGGAAAATTTCATACAAGGTGACAAACGTATCATCAAATAGAAACACCGGTGCCACCTTGTTGGATTCAGGAAATTTTGTTTTGAGAAATGAGAAGTCGGATATCTTATGGTAGAGCTTTGACTATCTATTGGACATGATCTTGCCCATGATGAACATTGGATATGACAGAAGGGCTGGAAAAACATGGTCATTGGTGTCATGGAAGAGCATAGAAGATCCTAGTCCAGGAGTTTTTATTAGAGAATTCATTATAATAGATTTTCTTGTTagcttttttcctataatgtgtGGCCATATACAATTATATTtgtatgaatattatttaaaggtatcaattgataggtaggtgaatcaattgattgggtatccaagagtcttatgtatggaatactcaaatttataaatagggagttagaaaatttaactcatatgaatgtgtgttacaacttttgtaaccccatcattatgaaatttatttgtacattatgtttatgagtaatggaggaaaatggaaaagtataacctatgcaattatatagatgcattcaagttcataacccgccattacccattaatttgtacataatgggtgtaaataatgagtataactctcatatagtctttgatgggaagactaagagatgtacaattttttttataagttgaggtcccaagccacactctcattcttatgtctttttgttggtttatttttaacaacatacaccacacaagtgacccatccactatatgagagtagtgagtCGAAGACCTTGCCAATCCAATTCACAAGGTAACTCAATCTCACTTCAAAAGTGTTATTGATATCATGAATCaaggtaagaatatgatcattatttgaatacttatatttattttgttttatatatccaaaatggttttataaaataataatttccgcataaagtttataaaagtttggttgacatttctttctatttttaaattcttctaattagttgtaatttcctatttttgttgtaatctcctaattttaggattgtttcttatttttgtgttttgggctaattttaggattgtttcttatttttgtattttgggtagattgtttcctatttttgtgttttaggttttgtgtatatatattcattcttaatcaatgGAAAAGTCAAGCCATTGTTTCTCAATAATCTTCTacttcaacatggtatcaagaGCCTAATTTTCTTGGGtgtattttcttccttttttttttttttttttcccttttccttaaTGGCTTCTGGTGCATCCTTCTCTTCCACCAACAATCCTATCACCATCCAAAACTCTCAAGATCCTCAAGATCCCCTCCTTACAATCAATCTCTCCAATATCACCAAATTGTCATCCATCAATTATCTCACATGGAGCCTTCAAATCCAATCTCTTCTTGAAGGTTATGATCTTCATCACTTCATTGATGGCGCTCATACTCCACCACCACCCACTGTCACTATCACTTGTGTTGCATCCCCAAATCCAGTATACACAACTTGGAAGCGTTAGGATCGTCTCATCTTTAACGCTCTCCTTGGTGCTATCTCTGTTTCACTACAACCGCTTATTGTCTGCACCACCACTTCCCTTGATGCATGGCAAACCTTAGTTAATACCTATGCCAAACCCTTGATATTTTTCTCTCCACCAATGGTATATCCTATCTTACTACACCACATACACCTGAACACAATGGTCTTTCCGAATGACGTCATTGTCATATTGTTGAAACCGGTCTATCTCTTCTCACTTATGCATCGATACCTCTAACTTATTGGACTTACGCCTTTGCCACTGTTGTATATCTCATCAACTGTATGCCCACACCCACACTACATCTCTCATCTCCTTTTGACCAACTCTTTGAGTCTCCACCCAACTACACTAAACTTCTGGTGTTCGGTTGCTTATGTTATTCGTGGCTTTGTCCTTATTCTCAACATAAACTTAACTCTCGTTCCACttcttgtgtttttcttggttactcttcCTACACCGCCTATTATATATTGTGACAATGTTGGTGCCACCTATCTCTATTCTAATCCAGTCTTTCATTGCGCATGAAACATGTGGCaattgactatcactttatTCGGGATCAAGTTCAATTAGGTGTTCTTCGTGTTACTCATGTTTCCTCAGCAGATCAACTTGCCGACGCTCTTACTCAACCGCTTCCACAAAGCCGCTTCCAAGAATTACGGGTCAAGATTGGCGTCTCCTCCGGAGCTCTATCTTGAGGGGGCATATTAGAGAAtttattacaatatattttctttctatttttaaattcttctaattagttgtaatttcctatttttgttgtaatcccctaattttaggattgtttcctatctttgtgttttgggctaattttaggattgtttcttatttttgtgttttgagtagattgtttcttatttttgtgttttaggtttgtgtatatatattcattcttaatcaatgGAAAAGTCAAGCCATTGTTTCTCAATGATCCTTTCTCTGCTTCAACAGTTTTCTCCCTGGAGCATGACCCTAATGGAACTAGCCAGATTTTATCTTGCAAGGGAACAACAGGTACTGGACTAGTGGCGTCCGGGATGGGCAGGTTTTCAGCCTGCTTCCTGAAATGCGTTTAGACAATATATTGAAATACAATTATTCCTTTAGTAAGGATGAGAGCTATTTCAATTACTCTCTCTATAATTCTTCCATTATAAGCAGAGTGGTCCTGGATGTGTCAGGGCAGATTAGGCAAATGACATGGATTGAAGACACTCATCAATGGAAATTGTTTTGGTCTCAACCCAGAACACAATGTCAGGTTTATGCTTACTGTGGGCCTTCTAGAATCTGCAATCTGGATTCCTATGAGTATTGTGAATATTTGCCTGGTTTTGAACCTCGCTCCCAGAAACTGGGAATTGCAAGACAGATCTGGAGGGTATGTGAGGAAAGCAGATTTGCAGTGTGTCAATGGAAGTCATGGTGATGGGGAGAGAGACCAGTTTCTTTTGGTGTCTAATGTAAGACTGCCCGAGTATCCACTAACATTGCAAGCAAGAGTGCCATGGATTGCGAGTCAGCCAGCCTGAATAACTGCTCTTGCTCTGCTTATGCTTATGACAGCGAGGAGTGTACAGTATGGAGTGGAGATCTTCTAAACCTGCAACAGCTATCAGAATCTGACAATAATGCTGGAGATTTCCATCTCAAACTTGCTGACTCTGAGCAAAATAGGAGAGGTAAGAAAAAGGAATGCTCATACTAGTTGTTGTAGGACATAAAGCATATAAAATGGCTATTGATTCAGTTAAGTTAAATGTCATATATTTCCTTCTATAGTTTCAAGCAGCAAGTAGAAGCTATGGCTCATTGTTACACTAGCCATTTCTGTAACTTTAGCCTTTGTCACATTTGGAATATGGACAAGGCTCCAAAGAAAAGGTCAGTATTTCTCATGGATAGAAGATGACCAAACAATTCAAGGCTATTTAGATTCCATCAACACATACAAAACCATTTCTTATCTGATATGAATTCATTACCATTGTTGTAGAATAATTAAGTTCATATTAGAGTTTCAATCTCCTGATTACAGTATTGAATTAGCTTATTCCCATGCCAGAATTCTTACATTCTTATAGAATTTAATATCTGTTTGTTCTTTACCAAGCAGGGGAAGATTTGTTACTGTTTGATTTCAGTGACAGCTCAGAAGATACCAACCATGAACTTAGTGAGGCAAATAAAGGTTGGAGAGGAGAGAAGAAGGAAGTTGATTTGCCAATGTTCAGTTTTGCGAGTGTATCTGCTGCTACCAATAACTTCTCTATTGAAAATAAACTAAGAGAGGGAGGTTTTGGACCAGTTTATAAGGTGAGCTTAGTATGACTAACAGTAATGCCTCTCAGAAAAGAAATGTGAaattttttgctactgttctaCAATCCCTCAACTGTAAATGCCCATTAGGCAgacacaaattttcttttacttggtgTGGTTGTTGTactcagttgaaatccccatgACAGGGAAAGTCACAAAGAGGATATGAGGTAGCTGTGAAAAGACTTTCAAAAAGGTCTAGACAGGGTTGGGAggagttaaaaaatgaaaccatgCTTATAGCCAAGCTCCAACATAAGAATCTTGTTAGACTTTTGGGCTGCTGCATTGAGCTAGATGAGAAGATACTGATTTATGAGTATATGCCCAATAAAAGCTTAGATTTCTTCCTTTCTGGTTTGTAGTTCTCAACATATCTAAACTTTTGTTTATCCTATGCTCAATAAAAAGCTTTTTTCATTCATTGTTGTTGGCTCTTATTTACTGACACCAGTTTGTATTTATTTGGTGTAAAATTGGGATAGATCCTGCAAGACATGGGATTCTGGACTGGGAACATGCATTCACATAATTGAAGGGGTTGCTCAGGGATTTCTTTATCTCCATCAGTACTCCAGATTGAGGATTATTCATTGAGATCTGAAGGCTAACAACATTCTTTTGGATATGGACATGAACcccaaaatataaattttggaaTGGCAAGAATTTTTGGAGGAAATTAGTTGATAGCAACAAATCATATTATTGGGACTTGGTAAGTGAATCTTTGCAAACTGTAAAATATGTGGATTCTCACACAACATGtcctttcttatatatatatatacatttttgtCACAAGGCAACTACAAAATGATTTGTTCTAATAATGAAATTCAGTGGCTACATGTCCCTTGAATATGCTTTCGAAGGCCTCTTTTCAACTGAATCAGATGTCTTTAGCTTCAGGGTCTTGTTACGGGAGATTCTAAGAGGCGAAAAGAATACCGGATTTTACCAGAGTGACTCACTCAATCTTCTTGGATATGTGAGTGACACAATCTACAATGTTCTAATATGTTAATTAATGATTTACTAGTCAATAAATTTTTACATCTTGTTTACTAGTCAATTTTAAGCTGATGTTCTTTGCATGCAATAAAAAGGACTatacatttgtttttcttctctggAAATTTGCATCAAGAgaacattttctttccttcaagcATGGGATCTGTGGAAAAACAACATAGGGCTGGACTTGATGGATCCAATATTGAGTTGGGAGGCACGGGTTCACATCATTCAAGGGGTGGCTCAGGGGGACTTCTTTATCTACATTAGTACTCTAGATTGAGAATTATTCATCGAGATTTGAAGACTAGCAACACTCTTTTGGATAAGAACATGAACAAAACATATAGTTGGGACTTAGTAAGTGAATAGTAACACATTGTAAACAATTCAAAACATGTTAAAACATTATCATACTCATTTTTATgtggaatttaaatttttaaaattttgtacaaAACAATTTGCGCTTATAgctttttaaataagaaaactattttatatttttaaaataaaataatgcaatTGTGGCAtgtgaagaaatttttatttttatggataaatatattttacaaattttatataaatttattttttatttatatctattttttttcaatgtttttagaatcaaaGCGACCATTGAACCAAAAAAGTTACTGGTCCACAATTCATTGGTTGGATCAGTGGTCGAACCGTGATTGAATCAGTGATGttataaataagtaatttatatattattaaaattaaaaatattatacaattttttttagatatataaaaaaaataaaaatcaagaatatttattttgatctttaatattatcaaattaacatatagatatattaatattttaacatttgattaaataatatatatatatatatatggtggtAGTGATATAAGAGCAGTGGTGTGTATGCGTTTTGAACCCAAAGTTGTTGTTCAAACCCATGAGCTGCAGCCCAAGATATGGCACTTTGAGCTCATTTTGCCCAATAAAAATATCCATGAGCGGGCCTGCATTCCGGCCCAATTAGGCTACCCGGATTGGATTAGGCTCCAGTTGATGGTTGAACTGGCCAATCcaaaacattgatttttttttttttatctcaatattcgtatcttatttatttcatataaactttgaaattattcatttaaataacaATTATCCATTATCCATTTAAAACCAATCATCCTCACATTTCCAAATGAAAAGTGAATATCACACAGACTGTTTCGTAGAATTTTcctaaaagatattttgaaaGGGAGATCGATGGAAAGGAGACTTTGACTTACCAGTCGCCGGGCCGCCTCAGATCTGCTACTGCCTGTTTTGGATGGCTATAAGATTATTGATGGGCTGCGTAAACGCTGCTTATGAGTTATGGGTAGCATGGAATTTTCAACCATAAGGTGTTCTGCTTATCTTGTTTTCTTGCTTATTTCTTCAGGtttgaaaaattaatcattttagaATTCCaattataccatttttttttttgtctttttcttctttttctcatataattttacctttttattgtttttcttttatacttttttacacattattattagtaactattaatattatattttgaattattcatgtt
This window contains:
- the LOC117909103 gene encoding G-type lectin S-receptor-like serine/threonine-protein kinase RKS1, whose product is MASGASFSSTNNPITIQNSQDPQDPLLTINLSNITKLSSINYLTWSLQIQSLLEGYDLHHFIDGAHTPPPPTVTITCVASPNPVYTTWKLFSLEHDPNGTSQILSCKGTTGTGLVASGMGRVVLDVSGQIRQMTWIEDTHQWKLFWSQPRTQCQVYAYCGPSRICNLDSYEYCEYLPGFEPRSQKLGIARQIWRTARVSTNIASKSAMDCESASLNNCSCSAYAYDSEECTVWSGDLLNLQQLSESDNNAGDFHLKLADSEQNRRGEDLLLFDFSDSSEDTNHELSEANKGWRGEKKEVDLPMFSFASVSAATNNFSIENKLREGGFGPVYKGKSQRGYEVAVKRLSKRSRQGWEELKNETMLIAKLQHKNLVRLLGCCIELDEKILIYEYMPNKSLDFFLSGL